The genome window ATAAGTCTTTAAgtttagcaaaataataataataataagtcttTATGTTTTTTCCTTCCAATTTTTGGGCATTGGAAATAAATATAATTCCATTTTAGTTCCAACCTTCCTTTACGGACAAAAACTCGGCGTGTTTGAAAGAAAAACCATCGATGACCTCGGATTTGGAAGTACAGAACTCAAACAAGCATCTTTGTAAAGCATATTCCAATTCCAACCccatcaaagaaaagaaaaagtgaggagagagaaatagagagagggTCCGTCCAAGTCTGTAGTTGTAGtcgtatgtatgtatgtttcgcctttgagtgagagagagagccaaataaaattaaaaattaaaaaagtactgaaaTTGACAAAAAGAAGCTTTTAGGTTCTATATAAAGTCGTACCCTTGGCATAACTTTGGATCTcaaacctttctctctccctctctgtgaTCCAATTCTTCGTCTTCTTTATCAAATCTCACTTTTTCAGATTATTCAGGTACTCCGCAACACTCTGCTCATCAATTCACAACTGggttttattatattatatatatatatatatatataaataattcacTTTCTCCAACAAGTGCTctatttctctttcattttagCACTGAACTAATACTAATACTACTAGTACACGTGGCCTTTAGCTATCAAATCCTCGATCTATTTTTTCTGGGTCGTGATCAGAATTTTGTGGCTCTTGGCTCTCGTTTGACTCCGAGATTTTAGACTTACTCTTTTGTGATTGCAGTAACAGAGGGAGCAGCAAACAATGGCGAATCGGAATCTTGAGAAGTTGGCGTCGATCGACGCGCAGCTTCGGCTTTTGGTTCCGGCCAAAGTGAGTGAGGATGACAAGCTGGTTGAGTATGATGCTCTGCTTTTGGATCGTTTTCTCGACATTCTCCAAGATTTACATGGGGAGGATCTCAAGGAAACTGTAAGTCATTGATttcaatattatttatattttacaaaGAATAAAGCTATCCCATCTCTTCAATTtgctttttgagttttttttttttaatctgcgTAAAAACCTTTGGCTTTATGatttgtgtgcgtgtgtgtgtgtgttttttttcaaTATGCTATATTGTTTTGCAAATTGCAATGCATCATTATTGATTTCAAAgtttttggttggttttaaaaatcacaatgtGTTAGTTTCACTGCGTTTTTGAGACATCTTCCaatttttgatttgatgatttttaattctgtttcaTTGACATCTTCTGTATGTACAGGTTCAAGAGTGTTATGAGCTTTCTGCTGAGTATGAAGGTCTGCATGATCCTAAGAAGCTAGAAGAGCTTGGAAGTGTGTTGACAAGCTTGGATCCAGGGGACTCTATTGTCATTGCAAAGTCTTTCTCCCACATGCTTAACTTGGCCAACTTGGCCGAGGAGGTCCAGATTGCTCACCGCAGACGGAACAAGCTTAAAAAGGGAGACTTTGCTGATGAGAACTCTGCAACAACCGAATCAGACATAGAAGAAACTCTCAAGAGACTTGTTGTGCAACTTAAGAAGTCTCCACAGGAAGTTTTTGATGCTCTCAAGAACCAGACTGTAGATCTGGTCTTGACTGCTCATCCTACACAATCAGTTCGTAGATCTTTGCTTCAAAAGCATGCAAGGTTTGTTCTCCGGTTTGCCTGAGTGTTACCGTTTCATATTTTTGTTCCCTCCCACCCAACTCCCACGCTGAGCATTCAAATATTATACTGTGATAATAttctatttttacttttatgtgAGGGGGGGAGAGTGCTGAAGTTTGCATTCTTGCTGTACTTTTCAATCTTCTTatcgttttttcttttctctcttcagGATTAGGAATTGTTTAGCCCAATTGTATGCCAAAGACATTACCCCTGATGATAAGCAGGAGCTTGATGAGGCACTTCAGAGGGAGGTGACTATCAGCATCCTTTGAATTTGTGTTGTGTAGTTGAATATTTATGTTTGTTGCAAACTTCCTTTTGGGAATCTTTTAGGATCACATTTTTTGATATTGTggattttttctaacatttgaTGAGAAATATGGGTCCACATTAATTACTGAAGCAGCTTTGGACTAATCCATTGCCCCTGCCCCCCCTTTATAGTACCTCAACGTCAAGACAAATACAGTAACATATAGATTGACTGATATTACTTTGTGGTTATTTGGAGTATTGTGTTTCCTGCAGAATTCTGTAACTTACTAGCCACCTTTCCGCAATACTTATCATTTACTTCTTATCGGGTATTTAGAGCTTGAGATGTTCTTGGTAATACTTTTTCTTTGCATTCAatcttgtaagttgtaaccgCAACAAAATGTCTCCATTTTAGGTTTTGTAAATAGTTAGAACCCTTGATGTTGATCTTTAAGAGATAAAAGTCGACAGTCATCTGACTTTCATAAAATACATATCATCCGGGTATTAATTATTCTAGGTTCTGtgacttatccaaaaaaaaaaaaattattctaggTTCTGTGAATGTAATGTGATCATCCTAAAATCTATATCATTTGGGATTTTTGGGAGCCTTTTCACTACTCAGGTTTTGTTTAAGTAATAGATATTTAATTAACTCCCTGTGCTTGCATATGCATGTCATcgagtagctttttttttttttttcttccttttgaaaaatgacttttGGCCCCAAGGGGAGATCATCAAGTAGCATCTTTGCTCAATGAATTATATTATCTAAAGCACTACCCATGTTGCCTGTGGAAGAAAGAAAGCAGCGGCTGCCCTGCAGATCCAGGgcatataataattaataaatgctTTAGTGCCATTGATTCTTAATGTAATAAGAACCTACCCTGTAAGACATTTGCTACAAATCTCCATGCTCCATATGTTTTAACATGGTTGATCACATGAGCTTGGAGAGGATTTTCACATCAAAGCCACGAGAAAGCTACTTATATTACTGCTGATGTTTTAAATCTTGTACAACTGTAACTGAAGTTTTTcaccaacaaaaaacaaaattagtctACAGTATtctcaatcttcttctttttttcctggTATTTATTTCATGTAGATTCAAGCTGCATTTCGTACAGATGAGATCCGGAGGACCCCTCCAACTCCACAAGATGAGATGAGGGCAGGGATGAGCTATTTCCATGAAACAATCTGGAAGGGTGTTCCAAAGTTTCTACGCCGTGTTGACACGGCTTTGAAGAACTTAGGGATTAATGAACGTCTTCCTTACAATGCCCCACttattcaattttcttcttgGATGGGTGGTGATCGTGATGGTAAGATCCTTCTCCATGGCCAAACTTCTAAAGAAGCCAGTTTGGAAATTAGAGGAAAAGGAAGCAAAACCATCTGAGTATCTTCCTCATGGTGAACTCACCTCGACTGTGATTTCCATTGTGAAACACTTTCATAGTTGCTTTTCTTAATTGGGGTTTTTCCAATTAgttccttttaatttttggacGGTCTCATTTGTTTAATGACCTGGTGGTGATTGTGATGGTATGATCATTCTTCATGGCAAAAGACTGACCGTGCAAATTGAAATGGTTCCCAGTGAAGGAGCAAAAGGACGGACAGAAATTCTTTCAAAGTGGATTTTTTATGGAGTAATTTCAAAGCTTTTTATGCATTGGGGTGGTCTAGTTACTTCATTTTAGCTGACGAAACtggagctctctctctctatctatctctTCTAAACATCTTTTTTACATTGGGTGCAGGTAATCCTAGGGTGACTCCTGAGGTCACAAGAGATGTTTGCTTATTGGCTAGAATGATGGCCGCTAACTTGTACTATTCCCAAATTGAGGATCTTATGTTTGAGGTACTTAATAGCTTCTGCATTTTACAATCTTCTCCAAGGAGCTTCCTTTTCTAGGTTGGAAGACTGTTGCttgattattgtttttgtaCTTTGTCATCATTATTTAgcaatttctttcattttttgcaGTTATCTATGTGGCGGTGCAATGATGAGCTTCAAATTCGTGCAGACGAACTCCATAGGTCAACCAAGAAAGATGCCAAGCACTATATAGGTAATTAATACATGGTGGGGTGTGTTTCTCTTTACATGTGGAAGATGTTTTTTCCTTTACCATGTCAAGGTTTATTGACAGTCTGGAAATCTGTGGGTAATTTCCTCACCTACAATGGCACAATGTCCagttttagaaaaattagaGAAGAAAGCATGAGGTAGCTTTTTGAATATgcatctttcttacttatcaaaaaagaaagaaaaatgagaaaagaaaatgcaaatagTGTTTTTTCCTACAATTATCTTCATTCTAAATATGCCTTTATGAATGAATTTATTCCTACTTCTTTCTACTTTCTTTCTAGCCCTTTTGGACAATTTCTACACCATGCGTACAAAACCTTTTTGCTTTGCCTTAGTTTGTATTGGAACAAAGCTAAACAAGTGGTAAAATGAAGAAAGGAAATAGAAAGAAGCAATATTTCTCCTCACAATTTTAGTTGAGGGCTGAGGCTACTTCTGCAATAAAAGATTAATCTTTGACTTAACTGGAATTTCCTAATTGTGCAATCGTGACTGACAGTAGCTACATAAATACAAGGTGGTGCATATTTAGCCTGAGAACACTTAatgaaatattcaaaaaaaaaaaaattgagttaaacaATAAACATGCTGAAAGAACTCATTCTACGGAGATCTCTTAGCTGTGCAACCATAATTTATGATGACAACACAATGGAAACAAGTGTTGTATGTTTGTTATCATATAACAAGAagataattttcaattttaggtaaaatcatttttgttgtaattttggCTGATACCTTGTATTACTATGATGTTGATTTTTTATGTGACACAGAGTTTTGGAAACAAATTCCTCCAAATGAACCCTATCGTGTCATTCTTGGTGATGTGAGGGATAGGCTTTATCAGACCCGTGAACGCTCTCGTCATTTGTTAGCCAATGGGTACTCTGACATTCCAGAGGATGCAACTTTCACCAATGTTGAGCAGGTACATTCATTTcatcaaatttattttgaaaattcctaGAATCATGTTGCTATCACATACATTTAATGGCAATGTTGATATtattctttctccctcaattcAACCTATTTGTATCTAACCATTTATGTTGGCTAGTAGCATGGTTGTTAAAATCTTTATCCTAAACTTATCAAACAATCCAGATCGCACTAGGGTCTTTAATTAGTAGGATTGGGGTAGGATCTGGATCCAAATTGATCCTACCACAATCCCGCCTGATTCTGaattttgacatatttttaTAGCCAAATGTTTTCATATTTGAACtcgacttaaaaaaaaaaaaaaaaatcaacgtCTGTAAGACTTTTTGTAACAAATCAATCACTCTCTAATTCTAATTGACATCTTACgtagtacaattttttattaactcTAATTGTCATTGTATGTTGAATCAGTCAATAACAAGAAATactcctctctattttttgttttttttgtttttttactccTCTCTATTTGACATGTGAAAAGAACATAAGAGTAATGAAGGCGATACAATTTAATGATTAATTAACTTCCAATTAATTGAGTTCATGctctcaaaatcaaaactcatgTTGATGCTATTGTTATGTTTTATAGTTAAAagcttatttatattttatgatatataCTTTATCTCTTTAACATTATTTGATACATACTTTATCTCATTAAAtcttttgatatattttttgtagATTATCATTCCTTTTTTTCTGTTAAAAAACACCTCATCACTTGTGTTGATGATTCTTGAAAAATCATTATTAGTGGTGATCTTTTACCTAGGAAGCATGGACACTTCATGTGTCAAACATGGGACATTGGGACATGCCTTCTGCACCTGCATGTCCCAGCcgtgttgttttttttcttttttctttgaaaaattatggGAAACGGGAGGGACACttaacttttatttctttttagttttaatctTGAACACTTATCTAGCTattatatatttacttttttagATCTTATTCTTGGTTTGTATTACAATTTCTAAACATCATTTATTAGCCATGAattcactttattatttattattgctcttaaatttatatatgtttaacattatatgaaaaaaaataaatgtttaagaatattcaaaattatatttaatcattaattgtATACGTATTGCCGCCATTTCgtgtcctaatttttcaaaaattgccatGTTGCCGTGTCATACCTATACCCATACCTATACCTGTGTCCATGTCTGTGCTTCCTAGTTTTcaccttatttttttatgaaaataaaattgtatgattTTGATCCTATTCGGAAGACCCTCCTATCCATCCTATGTAGGATCTCAATTTTAACACCCATGGCTAGTAGATTTTTATCCAATATTATGCTCTGTCCGGTGCACTCTCTTTTAAGCTATCATTCAATGCTTAATACTATCCTAAGATAagttaaaaaggaaagaaacataTTAGTTGGATCTGTTACTGAATGGCTTTGTCGACATACCCTTATTGCAAGAAGTTACAAAttgccttttaattttttacttttgtttaacTGGTTTAGAAACTGATGCAGGACTGTTAAGAAGTTCAGCACTATACTAGGTTTCTTGATGAATTCTTGAATAAGGATTGATGTTTAAGAGTTTAGGTtagaaaagaatgaatattGACAGCTGTTTGGGGCTAAAACAGGGGATAAacagaaaataacataaataaaacactagGCAATCACACCTAGGTCTTCCTAAGCATACTgctgaattttattaatcaatcaCTATATTCTGAAATAACATGACCACAAAAGAGCCTTTATATAGAGGCTATAGTTATCCCTTTCCTAGTAGGACTTGGACTCTAAATAACCTATTACTAGAATGAATAGgaatactcaaaaatcaaataaaaaacttaaaactccTAAACCAAATAGGAGAAGGACtctaaacataaaatatgacTCATGGGCCTTTGGTACAGCCAAGAACAGCCCATTCCAGATTTCTggaaattaccaaattgcccttATTCTAATAGAACTTAATTAAAACTGATCAGACAGCTTCTCAACATAAAAGACTCGATACTAATAACTAAAATGACCTATCAAAGGTGCTAAGAGGGTCTGACATCAAGACTAGACCACAATACTTGAATCTTTGTATAtttaatcttctttttccttgagCTCTTCCTTGTCCTCATCAGAAACTGatcaagttttaaattatatgtaGTTCTTGGAACCTCTTGAACTATGTTACAGATCACTCTGCGCATGTGGTGACCGAGCGATTGCTGATGGAAGCCTTCTTGATTTCTTGCGGCAAGTGTCAACTTTTGGACTATCACTTGTGAGACTCGATATTAGGCAAGAGTCTGACCGCCATACTGATGTCTTGGATGCCATTACAAAGCACTTGGAAATTGGTTCCTACCGAGAGTGGTCTGAAGAACGTCGACAGGAATGGCTTTTATCTGAACTCAGCGGCAAGCGCCCACTGTTTGGACCTGATCTTCCTAAAACTGAAGAAATTAGTGATGTTTTGGACACATTTCATGTCATAGCTGAACTTCCATCAGACAACTTTGGAGCATACATCATTTCAATGGCAACTGCACCGTCTGATGTGCTTGCCGTTGAGCTCCTGCAACGTGAATGCCATGTGAAGCTACCATTAAGAGTTGTTCCACTGTTTGAGAAACTTGATGACTTGGAAGCTGCTCCTGCTGCTTTAGCTCGGCTATTCTCAGTAGATTGGTACAGAAATCGGATTAATGGAAAGCAAGAAGTTATGATTGGGTATTCAGATTCTGGTAAAGATGCTGGAAGGTTTTCTGCAGCCTGGCAGTTATACAAGGCTCAAGAGGAGCTTATAAAGGTTGCTAAGCAATACGGTGTGAAGCTAACTATGTTCCATGGTCGTGGTGGGACCGTTGGAAGAGGAGGCGGCCCCACCCATCTTGCCATATTGTCTCAACCTCCGGAAACAATTCATGGATCACTCCGTGTTACTGTTCAAGGTGAAGTTATAGAGCAATCATTTGGGGAGGAGCACTTGTGTTTCAGAACACTCCAGCGTTTCACAGCTGCTACTCTGGAGCATGGTATGCATCCCCCTGTTTCACCAAAACCGGAATGGCGTGCATTGATGGATGAAATGGCTGTCATTGCTACAGAGGAATATCGTTCCATTGTTTTCAAAGAACCCCGATTTGTTGAATATTTCCGACTTGTAAGAATTCTGCAAATAGCATTGATCTCATTTCCATTTTACAATTCAGGCTCACTAAAGACCATCTTTGATATAATAACTGTTGTCTATTTTATGAATGTAGGCTACACCAGAGTTGGAATATGGTCGGATGAACATTGGAAGCCGCCCATCAAAGCGAAAGCCAAGTGGGGGTATTGAATCACTCCGTGCAATCCCATGGATCTTTGCCTGGACACAAACAAGGTTTCATCTACCAGTGTGGCTAGGCTTTGGAGCGGCATTCAAGCAGGTCATTCAGAAGGACATTAGGAATCTGCATATGCTGCAGGAGATGTACAATGCATGGCCTTTCTTTAGGGTCACCATTGATTTGGTTGAAATGGTGTTCGCCAAGGGAGACCCAGGAATTGCTGCTTTGTATGACAAGCTCCTTGTATCAGAAGAATTGTGGTCATTTGGAGAGAGATTGAGGACCAATTATGAACAAACTAAGAGCCTTCTCCTGCAGGTAAAAACAATTGGACAGAATATGTCttacatttcaaattttgtaaattatatttttgcttttcattatTGCTTTCTTTGATTCACAAGCAATGCTTTATTTTTCCCACTACTCATAAGTTTTCAGAAAATTCTTTGTATACTTCCCATCATTATTGGCATAGACATTGTTTTGCcaaatttttatatgatttcCATATCTTCTGTTGGATACTGCAAAACACATGCAAAAAATATTGCATAAATCATCAGTTGGATACTGCAAATCACTGCAAACAATGACATTTTCTCTGCCTATGGGACTCTGACAAATTGGATGTAATAAAATctgattttcctttttcctatGCTGGTAGATTGCCGGACACAAGGATCTTCTTGAAGGGGACCCACACTTGAAGCAAAGACTCCGCCTGCGTGATTCCTACATTACTACCCTGAATGTTTGCCAAGCCTACACATTGAAGAGAATAAGGGATCAAAACTACCATGTGAAGGTGCGGCCACACATCTCCAAGGACTTTATTGAAGTAAGCAAACCAGCAGATGAACTTGTGAAGCTGAACCCAACAAGTGACTATGCCCCTGGTTTGGAGGATACCCTCATCTTGACCATGAAGGGTATTGCTGCAGGCTTGCAGAACACCGGTTAGAGTTGCGCTATTCTCTGTTCACTTTTTGCTGCCTTCCTACAGAgaattttcccccaaaaaaCCATAAATTATATGCACCAGAAGTGGATGCTGTTTTATTATCCACGTCAAGGTCATAATTTGGCTTCGGCCTAAATATTAATTGCTGTGCTTGGTACCACTAAAGCCAGCAGTGTTATTGTCGCCATATAAGAGTTGAACTTGATGGAGCTTTATATGCTCGTCCACGGAATATTCTGTGAGCATTGTATTTGAGTACCTGTGTTTTCTGGTTCTTGTATTTCTATCTGAGACACTGACCTGTCTTAATCCATCAATTCCTATTTATGGGTAATAGaaaaagatgtgaaaaataaattagtggATGCGCAATCAGTAGCATTACTATTCTGTAAAAGTTGCTGGCTTATGAGTGGAGTTTATAACAGGCTTTTGTGTTAGAATCTCATTTTTTCTCTCGtgtgtatttctaaaaaaatggtGATTATTCTACATTGTTTAAGAGAGCGTGTTGTATGTAGTATAACTTATTACACTCTCCCTTAAAAGCTTTTTAAAGTTATTATGGCTTTTGAGTATAGTTTGTGGTGTCTTTATATTAGAACTCTATTCTCTCTTTCctatgcgtgtgtgtgtgtttctaaAATCAAAGGGGTAATTATCCCACATTCCTTAATAGAGTCAAGTTTAGTATAATTTGGCTCCCTCCTTTAAAAGCTATCATGGCCTTTTTAAAGTGTAGATTGTAGTGTCTATGTTAGAATGTTGTTCTCTCTCCcttatgtgtgtgtgcgtgtgtttcAGTGCTtgtttctcaattaaaaaaaaaaattggtaacaaaaataattatccgaaaatgtttttgggtttgtaaaATTGtgtgcatgagagagagagagagagagagagagagagagagagagagagaaagagaacgtgTTAGCGGCTTTAGCTCTATTTGTTTCGATAGAAcattttttgagttttccaatgtttggtatacaagaaaacaaagttAATGTATAAAATGAATGATTCGGTCAACAAAGATGTTCACAACCCAACCCCCGACCCCCCTCTCCTGTCGCCACACACCCTACCTAATAGCTTCTCCCCCCAAATCTAACCAAATGTTTGACATTGTAGGGGACCTCTTTCATTGAAAACATCATCTTCACCCCTCCAAACTCATCCCTCCCCCACCCCGCCTCTACCACCTCATTGCTTGGTCTTTGTTCCCACACTTTCCTCCCATGCTGATTTGTGTGGTCTTCAGCTTTCTTAGCCCTTAGGTTGGTTCATGTTTACAAGTCCTTCCGCCTATCTTTCATCTATTGTACAACCTCGGCCAGTATTGGGAATTTGGGAATGCTACATATTTAGGAGTGGATCGATCAAAGAACAGTGCAACTTGCTCCTATAGAGTTCCTTGTTCATCCACTAATTGATCTTGTGGATTTTGTTGATTTGGTTGGGAAGTATCATCAAGA of Quercus lobata isolate SW786 chromosome 8, ValleyOak3.0 Primary Assembly, whole genome shotgun sequence contains these proteins:
- the LOC115957646 gene encoding phosphoenolpyruvate carboxylase, housekeeping isozyme yields the protein MANRNLEKLASIDAQLRLLVPAKVSEDDKLVEYDALLLDRFLDILQDLHGEDLKETVQECYELSAEYEGLHDPKKLEELGSVLTSLDPGDSIVIAKSFSHMLNLANLAEEVQIAHRRRNKLKKGDFADENSATTESDIEETLKRLVVQLKKSPQEVFDALKNQTVDLVLTAHPTQSVRRSLLQKHARIRNCLAQLYAKDITPDDKQELDEALQREIQAAFRTDEIRRTPPTPQDEMRAGMSYFHETIWKGVPKFLRRVDTALKNLGINERLPYNAPLIQFSSWMGGDRDGNPRVTPEVTRDVCLLARMMAANLYYSQIEDLMFELSMWRCNDELQIRADELHRSTKKDAKHYIEFWKQIPPNEPYRVILGDVRDRLYQTRERSRHLLANGYSDIPEDATFTNVEQFLEPLELCYRSLCACGDRAIADGSLLDFLRQVSTFGLSLVRLDIRQESDRHTDVLDAITKHLEIGSYREWSEERRQEWLLSELSGKRPLFGPDLPKTEEISDVLDTFHVIAELPSDNFGAYIISMATAPSDVLAVELLQRECHVKLPLRVVPLFEKLDDLEAAPAALARLFSVDWYRNRINGKQEVMIGYSDSGKDAGRFSAAWQLYKAQEELIKVAKQYGVKLTMFHGRGGTVGRGGGPTHLAILSQPPETIHGSLRVTVQGEVIEQSFGEEHLCFRTLQRFTAATLEHGMHPPVSPKPEWRALMDEMAVIATEEYRSIVFKEPRFVEYFRLATPELEYGRMNIGSRPSKRKPSGGIESLRAIPWIFAWTQTRFHLPVWLGFGAAFKQVIQKDIRNLHMLQEMYNAWPFFRVTIDLVEMVFAKGDPGIAALYDKLLVSEELWSFGERLRTNYEQTKSLLLQIAGHKDLLEGDPHLKQRLRLRDSYITTLNVCQAYTLKRIRDQNYHVKVRPHISKDFIEVSKPADELVKLNPTSDYAPGLEDTLILTMKGIAAGLQNTG